One stretch of Manis pentadactyla isolate mManPen7 chromosome 10, mManPen7.hap1, whole genome shotgun sequence DNA includes these proteins:
- the ZNF385A gene encoding zinc finger protein 385A isoform X4 yields MDPVQKAVLSHTFGGPLLKTKRPIISCNVCQIRFNSQSQAEAHYKGNRHARRVKGIEAAKTRGREPGVREPGDPAPPSSTPANGDGVAPRPVSTENGLGPAPGSPEKQPGSPSPPSMPETGQGATKGEGVTLVPASLPGGSKEEEEKAKRLLYCALCKVAVNSLSQLEAHNKGTKHKTILEARSGLGPIKAYPRLGPPTPGEPDSPAQDRTFHCEICNVKVNSEVQLKQHISSRRHRDGVAGKPNPLLSRHKKPRGAGELAGTLTFSKELPKPLAGGLLPSPLAVAAVMAAAAGSPLSLRPAPAAPLLQGPPITHPLLHPAPGPIRTAHGPILFSPY; encoded by the exons ATGGACCCTGTGCAGAAGGCTGTGCTCTCCCACACTTTTGGGGGACCCTTGCTCAAGACCAAGCGGCCTATCATTTCCTGTAATGTCTGTCAGATCCGCTTCAATTCTCAG AGCCAGGCTGAGGCGCACTACAAGGGTAATCGCCACGCCAGAAGAGTCAAAGGCATCGAGGCTGCCAAGACCAGAGGCAGGGAGCCTGGTGTCCGGGAACCTGGAGACCCAGCACCCCCCAGCAGCACCCCCGCAAATGGTGATGGTGTAGCCCCCCGTCCAG TTTCCACGGAGAATGGACTGGGTCCAGCCCCAGGATCCCCAGAGAAACAGCCTGGTTCCCCATCCCCTCCCAGCATGCCGGAGACTGGTCAGGGTGCAACCAAGGGTGAAGGGGTGACTCTTGTCCCAGCTTCCCTGCCTGGGGGCagcaaggaagaggaagagaaagccaAGCGGTTGCTCTACTGTGCTCTGTGCAAGGTGGCAGTGAACTCCCTGTCCCAGCTTGAGGCACATAACAAAG GTACTAAGCACAAGACAATTCTGGAGGCCCGAAGTGGGCTGGGCCCCATCAAAGCTTACCCTCGGCTGGGGCCTCCCACACCTGGGGAACCAGATTCCCCTGCCCAGGACAGAACCTTCCACTGTGAGATCTGCAATGTCAAGGTCAACTCGGAGGTCCAACTGAAACAG CACATTTCAAGCCGGAGGCACCGAGATGGCGTGGCCGGGAAGCCCAACCCTTTATTGAGCCGTCACAAGAAACCTAGGGGCGCTGGGGAGCTGGCG GGCACGCTGACTTTCTCCAAGGAGCTGCCCAAGCCCCTGGCCGGCGGCCTGCTCCCTAGCCCCCTGGCGGTGGCTGCGGTGATGGCGGCGGCAGCAGGCTCCCCGCTGTCCCTGCGCCCAGCTCCAGCCGCACCTCTACTCCAGGGACCGCCGATCACCCACCCCCTGCTCCACCCCGCTCCCGGGCCCATCCGAACTGCGCACGGACCCATCCTCTTCTCCCCCTACTGA
- the GPR84 gene encoding G-protein coupled receptor 84, producing MWNTNLNTNFSCYHESVLGYRYVAVSWGVVVAVTGTIGNVLTLLALAIQPKLRTRFNLLIANLTVADLLYCTLLQPFSVDTYLHLYWRTGATFCRVFGLLLFASNSVSILTLCLIALGRYLLIAHPKLFPQVFSAKGIVLALVGTWVLAVASFAPLWPIYILVPVVCTCSFDRIQGRPYTTILMGIYFVLGLSSVSIFYCLIHRQVKRTARALDQYKLHQASIHSNHVAGTNESIPGHFQELDSSRLASGETSEGISSEPVSTATTQTPERDSSEVGDQHSNKVAKQMTEKHLPEAPARTGATKAGQRAQESPSEFRKVTRMCFAVFLCFALSYIPFLLLNILDAKVQAPRVVHMLAANFTWLNGCINPVLYAAMNRQFRQAYGSLLKRGPQSFRRLH from the coding sequence ATGTGGAACACCAACCTCAACACCAACTTCTCCTGCTACCATGAGTCTGTGCTGGGCTATCGTTACGTTGCAGTTAGctggggggtggtggtggctgtGACAGGCACCATAGGCAACGTGCTCACCCTGCTGGCCTTGGCCATCCAGCCCAAGCTCCGTACCCGCTTCAACCTACTCATTGCCAACCTCACAGTGGCCGATCTGCTATACTGCACCCTTCTCCAGCCCTTCTCTGTGGACACCTACCTCCACCTATACTGGCGCACTGGTGCTACCTTCTGCAGGGTCTTTGGGCTCCTCCTCTTTGCATCCAACTCTGTCTCCATCCTCACCCTCTGTCTTATCGCCCTGGGACGCTACCTCCTCATTGCTCATCCCAAGCTCTTTCCTCAAGTTTTCAGTGCCAAGGGAATAGTGCTGGCACTGGTGGGTACATGGGTGCTGGCTGTGGCCAGCTTCGCCCCTCTCTGGCCTATCTATATCTTGGTGCCCGTAGTCTGCACCTGCAGCTTTGACCGAATCCAAGGCCGGCCCTACACCACCATCCTCATGGGCATCTACTTTGTGCTTGGGCTCAGCAGTGTCAGCATCTTCTATTGCCTCATCCACCGCCAGGTGAAGCGAACAGCACGGGCACTGGATCAGTACAAGCTGCACCAAGCAAGCATCCACTCCAACCACGTGGCTGGGACAAATGAGTCCATACCTGGTCATTTCCAGGAGCTGGACAGCAGCAGGTTGGCATCCGGAGAGACCAGCGAGGGGATTTCATCTGAGCCAGTCAGTACTGCTACCACCCAGACCCCGGAAAGGGACTCATCAGAAGTGGGGGACCAGCACAGCAATAAGGTAGCTAAGCAGATGACAGAGAAACACCTTCCAGAAGCACCTGCCAGAACCGGGGCAACTAAAGCAGGCCAAAGGGCTCAGGAGTCTCCATCAGAGTTTAGGAAGGTGACTCGGATGTGTTTTGCTGTGTTCCTTTGCTTTGCTCTGAGCTACATCCCCTTCTTGCTGCTCAATATACTGGATGCCAAGGTCCAGGCTCCCCGGGTTGTCCACATGCTTGCTGCCAACTTCACCTGGCTCAATGGTTGCATCAATCCTGTGCTCTATGCAGCCATGAACCGCCAGTTCCGCCAAGCCTATGGCTCCCTCCTAAAACGAGGACCCCAGAGTTTCCGTAGGCTCCACTAG
- the ZNF385A gene encoding zinc finger protein 385A isoform X2 translates to MTRRRAQQSLDRSRASLDRVSGREHPLLSSFRPSPSPFLSASSPRSRPRPALVPASGAGSGAGRHRLPVSGPSGPHSPETPGQRAPRPRPIRPGQARVPGSGPPPRAMEPRPPGSRRMDPVQKAVLSHTFGGPLLKTKRPIISCNVCQIRFNSQSQAEAHYKGNRHARRVKGIEAAKTRGREPGVREPGDPAPPSSTPANGDGVAPRPVSTENGLGPAPGSPEKQPGSPSPPSMPETGQGATKGEGVTLVPASLPGGSKEEEEKAKRLLYCALCKVAVNSLSQLEAHNKGTKHKTILEARSGLGPIKAYPRLGPPTPGEPDSPAQDRTFHCEICNVKVNSEVQLKQHISSRRHRDGVAGKPNPLLSRHKKPRGAGELAGTLTFSKELPKPLAGGLLPSPLAVAAVMAAAAGSPLSLRPAPAAPLLQGPPITHPLLHPAPGPIRTAHGPILFSPY, encoded by the exons ATGACTCGTCGCCGGGCCCAGCAATCCCTCGACAGGTCAAGGGCTTCCCTGGATCGAGTGTCTGGACGTGAAcaccccctcctctcctcttttcGCCCTAGCCCCTCTCCATTCCTCTCAGCCTCCTCTCCCCGCTCCCGTCCCCGGCCCGCCCTCGTCCCCGCCTCTGGGGCGGGCTCCGGTGCCGGCCGGCACCGCCTCCCAGTCTCCGGGCCGTCCGGGCCGCACAGCCCCGAGACACCCGGGCAACGAGCGCCGCGTCCCCGGCCTATCCGGCCCGGCCAGGCTCGGGTCCCCGGCTCGGGTCCGCCACCCCGAGCCATGGAGCCGCGGCCCCCGGGGTCCCGCAGG ATGGACCCTGTGCAGAAGGCTGTGCTCTCCCACACTTTTGGGGGACCCTTGCTCAAGACCAAGCGGCCTATCATTTCCTGTAATGTCTGTCAGATCCGCTTCAATTCTCAG AGCCAGGCTGAGGCGCACTACAAGGGTAATCGCCACGCCAGAAGAGTCAAAGGCATCGAGGCTGCCAAGACCAGAGGCAGGGAGCCTGGTGTCCGGGAACCTGGAGACCCAGCACCCCCCAGCAGCACCCCCGCAAATGGTGATGGTGTAGCCCCCCGTCCAG TTTCCACGGAGAATGGACTGGGTCCAGCCCCAGGATCCCCAGAGAAACAGCCTGGTTCCCCATCCCCTCCCAGCATGCCGGAGACTGGTCAGGGTGCAACCAAGGGTGAAGGGGTGACTCTTGTCCCAGCTTCCCTGCCTGGGGGCagcaaggaagaggaagagaaagccaAGCGGTTGCTCTACTGTGCTCTGTGCAAGGTGGCAGTGAACTCCCTGTCCCAGCTTGAGGCACATAACAAAG GTACTAAGCACAAGACAATTCTGGAGGCCCGAAGTGGGCTGGGCCCCATCAAAGCTTACCCTCGGCTGGGGCCTCCCACACCTGGGGAACCAGATTCCCCTGCCCAGGACAGAACCTTCCACTGTGAGATCTGCAATGTCAAGGTCAACTCGGAGGTCCAACTGAAACAG CACATTTCAAGCCGGAGGCACCGAGATGGCGTGGCCGGGAAGCCCAACCCTTTATTGAGCCGTCACAAGAAACCTAGGGGCGCTGGGGAGCTGGCG GGCACGCTGACTTTCTCCAAGGAGCTGCCCAAGCCCCTGGCCGGCGGCCTGCTCCCTAGCCCCCTGGCGGTGGCTGCGGTGATGGCGGCGGCAGCAGGCTCCCCGCTGTCCCTGCGCCCAGCTCCAGCCGCACCTCTACTCCAGGGACCGCCGATCACCCACCCCCTGCTCCACCCCGCTCCCGGGCCCATCCGAACTGCGCACGGACCCATCCTCTTCTCCCCCTACTGA
- the ZNF385A gene encoding zinc finger protein 385A isoform X3, which translates to MQPPLDLKQILPFPLEPAPTLGLFSNYSTMDPVQKAVLSHTFGGPLLKTKRPIISCNVCQIRFNSQSQAEAHYKGNRHARRVKGIEAAKTRGREPGVREPGDPAPPSSTPANGDGVAPRPVSTENGLGPAPGSPEKQPGSPSPPSMPETGQGATKGEGVTLVPASLPGGSKEEEEKAKRLLYCALCKVAVNSLSQLEAHNKGTKHKTILEARSGLGPIKAYPRLGPPTPGEPDSPAQDRTFHCEICNVKVNSEVQLKQHISSRRHRDGVAGKPNPLLSRHKKPRGAGELAGTLTFSKELPKPLAGGLLPSPLAVAAVMAAAAGSPLSLRPAPAAPLLQGPPITHPLLHPAPGPIRTAHGPILFSPY; encoded by the exons ATGGACCCTGTGCAGAAGGCTGTGCTCTCCCACACTTTTGGGGGACCCTTGCTCAAGACCAAGCGGCCTATCATTTCCTGTAATGTCTGTCAGATCCGCTTCAATTCTCAG AGCCAGGCTGAGGCGCACTACAAGGGTAATCGCCACGCCAGAAGAGTCAAAGGCATCGAGGCTGCCAAGACCAGAGGCAGGGAGCCTGGTGTCCGGGAACCTGGAGACCCAGCACCCCCCAGCAGCACCCCCGCAAATGGTGATGGTGTAGCCCCCCGTCCAG TTTCCACGGAGAATGGACTGGGTCCAGCCCCAGGATCCCCAGAGAAACAGCCTGGTTCCCCATCCCCTCCCAGCATGCCGGAGACTGGTCAGGGTGCAACCAAGGGTGAAGGGGTGACTCTTGTCCCAGCTTCCCTGCCTGGGGGCagcaaggaagaggaagagaaagccaAGCGGTTGCTCTACTGTGCTCTGTGCAAGGTGGCAGTGAACTCCCTGTCCCAGCTTGAGGCACATAACAAAG GTACTAAGCACAAGACAATTCTGGAGGCCCGAAGTGGGCTGGGCCCCATCAAAGCTTACCCTCGGCTGGGGCCTCCCACACCTGGGGAACCAGATTCCCCTGCCCAGGACAGAACCTTCCACTGTGAGATCTGCAATGTCAAGGTCAACTCGGAGGTCCAACTGAAACAG CACATTTCAAGCCGGAGGCACCGAGATGGCGTGGCCGGGAAGCCCAACCCTTTATTGAGCCGTCACAAGAAACCTAGGGGCGCTGGGGAGCTGGCG GGCACGCTGACTTTCTCCAAGGAGCTGCCCAAGCCCCTGGCCGGCGGCCTGCTCCCTAGCCCCCTGGCGGTGGCTGCGGTGATGGCGGCGGCAGCAGGCTCCCCGCTGTCCCTGCGCCCAGCTCCAGCCGCACCTCTACTCCAGGGACCGCCGATCACCCACCCCCTGCTCCACCCCGCTCCCGGGCCCATCCGAACTGCGCACGGACCCATCCTCTTCTCCCCCTACTGA